The window GAAATGTTTTGGTTTGCCTGCGGGACTTGGAGTCTTACTCCTTTCTCCAAAAGCGATAGAAAAGATCAGAGACAAAGGAGAGCGGGGACACTATAATAGTTTGAACTTTATGCTAGAAAATGCAGAAATTTATCAAACGCATTATACACCAAATGTCTTAGGAATCTATTTATTGAATAGAGTCTTGAGAGACATGCCAGAAATCCAACATGTAGACGAGCAGATCAAGGAGCGCATGCAAAAACTGGAATATACAGTCGCCATGACGAGCAAATTAAAGCTCTTGATAGAAAATGAAGCAAGTCGGAGCTCTACTGTTTTGGCCATTTCAGGTTCGGAAGAATTCATCACTTCAGTCAAAAAAGCAGCTGAAAGAGAAGGTATGCAAATGGGAGGTGGATATGGTCCTTTGAAAACAACTAGTTTTAGGATTGCGAATTTCCCGGCTATAACGGATGCTGAGTTTGATAAATTGATCAACTTTCTAAAACAATATTAAATGGGAACTTTTGATTTAAAGGAGATCTTATCTGTGACTTTGATCCTCTTTTCAGTCATTGATATACTGGGGTCCATCCCCATTGTGATCAACTTGAGGAAAAAAGTCGGACATATAGAATCTGAAAAAGCGACATTGGCTGCTGGGGTTTTGATGATTTTATTTCTTTTCCTAGGAAAATCTATCCTTAACCTTTTTGGAATTGGAGTCGAAGATTTTGCGATAGCTGGAGCTTTGATCATTTTTGCTTTGGGAGCGGAGATGATTTTGGGAATTGAGCTTTTTAAACCTGATCCTGAAGCAAGTGGCGGGGCATCGATTGTACCAATCGCATTCCCTTTGATCGCAGGTGCAGGAACCTTGACTACCATCTTGACATTGAAAGCTGAGTTTGCTCAAATCAACATCGGGATAGGGATTATCATTAACCTGATCATCGTTTATGTAGTATTGAAAAGTACAACTTGGCTGGAGCGGAAACTTGGAAAGACAGGTTTGGATGTATTGAGAAGGATCTTTGGGATTATTCTTTTATCCATTGCCATCAAAATCTTCAAAAGTGCGCTGTTTTCGGGAGAAATGATCTAAAAAAACGAGGCTCTGAAATGTTGAATTTCAGAGCCTTTTTTACAATAACTTATATTTCATAGATTGATACCAACCCTAGGGTCGAGGTGACATACAAGTCATTTCGAATTTACCTCACATTTTGACTAAAAGGAGAAATCTCGAACTGGAATTCACACAAAAACATCTACAAGTGAACAATACCTCTCCTACTCAATCCCGTCCAACTCACTCAATTCTAGCCATCTCAACTCTAAAGACTCTACTTCTGAATCAATTTCTTGGATTTTATTGGACCAATCCACGAGTTTTTGATGGTCTTCGGTCCCGGCGCTGATCAATTCTACCACTTTGGCTTTTTCTGAATTCAAAGCTTCAATTTTTCTCGTCAATTCCTCAAACTCCTTTTTTTCCTTAAAAGTAGCTTTTGGCTCTGAATCATTTGTTGGGCTCGTAGCTTGTTCTTTTTTATCTTCTTTGACTGGCTTATCTTCCTTTTGGATTAGTTTTTCCTCTTTTTCCCACTCTCTAAAATCAGTATAGTTTCCAGGGAAATCTTTGATCTGACCTTCTCCTTCAAAAACAAAAAGGTGCTCCACCAATCTGTCCATAAAATACCTATCGTGAGATACAATGATCAAGCAACCTGGAAAATTATCCAAAAATTCTTCCAAAGTATTCAATGTCACAATATCCAAATCATTGGTAGGTTCATCGAGAATCAGGAAATTTGGACTTTTGATCAAAATCATCAAGAGTTGTAACCTTCTTCTTTCTCCTCCACTGAGTTTGGCGATTGGTGTATGCTGTTGCTTGGGCGGAAAACCAAATTTATTCAAAAACTGCGCAACCGTAATGGTTGCTCCCCCAGCGACAGTCACCACTTCTGCGACTTCTTTGACGATGTCGAGTAGTCTTTTTTCCTCATCAAATGAATCTTCTTCTTGTCTGTAATATCCAAAAGCAGTTGTTTGACCTATTGCAACCTTTCCGCTATCAGGCTCAAGCGCACCAGTAATCATATTTAAGAAAGTGGTTTTTCCTGCTCCATTTGGGCCCACAATTCCTATTTTATCCCCTTTCTTGAAGGTATAACTAAAATCTTCAACAATTTTTTTGTCATCAAAAGATTTGTTGAGTTTCTCGATTTCAATGATTTTATTTCCAAGTCTTTGAGAAGTTACAGAAAGTTCTATTTCTCTTTCTTCTCTTTTATTAAATGCTTTCTCCTTTGTTTCTTCGAAAGCATCGACTCTATATTTTGCTTTGGTGCTTCTCGCTTTTGGCTGCCTTCTGATCCAGTCCAACTCTTTTTTATACAAGCTTTTCGCTTTATCCAATTCAGTGGCTTCGATTTCTCTGCGCTCAGCCTTTTTTTCTAAGAAATAACCATAATTTCCCATGTAGCGATGGATACTCCCATTGTCCAACTCAAGGATTTGGTTGGTCACTTTCTCTAGGAAATACCTATCGTGAGTAACCATAAAAAGTGCAAGATTGGCTTTTGAGAGATATTCCTCAAGCCATTCTATTGTTTCTAAATCGAGGTGGTTGGTGGGTTCATCAAGTAAGAGTAAGTCTGGTTTTTCTAAAATTGCTTTTGCCAGAGCAACACGTTTTCTTTGGCCCCCACTTAGATTCCCTACCGAAATATCTGTATCATGCAAACCTAATTTCCCCAAAACTTCCTTTACCTGATACTCAAAATCCCAAGCCTCTAGCTGATCCATTTTTTCAAAAATAGTCTGCAAAAGGTCAGAATTATCTTTCCCATTTTCAGAATCCAACATGGCTTTATGGTAATCTTCAATCACTTTGAGAGTGGCATTGCTACTGCCGTCAAAAATCGTTTGATAAATGCTCAACTCACCAGAAAAAACAGGATTTTGATGAACGTATGCCACTTTGACGTTTTGATTGATAGCTACTTGGCCTGAATCTGGGACTTCTAATCCCATGATGATTTTCATCAAAGTGGATTTTCCTGCTCCATTGATTCCCACTAAGGCCACCTTTTGACCTTGATCTAAGCCAAAAGAAATGTTTTGAAAAAGTTTGCGCTCGCCAAAAGACTTGCTAAGGTTTTCTACTGATAGGTAATTCATGGCGCAAAGATAAGGGAATAAAAGATTGGAAAAATTAAAATTCCCAAATCAGCTCAGAAAGTGATGACTTATTAAAATTTTAAAAAAATATCACCTCTTTATTTAAAGAAGTTTAAATCGAAAACTAACAATCTATCCTGACTCTTAAAGTCACCTTAGATTTTAATAAGAGCGAACTGAGCCATTTTTAATACTTTTTACATCTAAGTAAAGTGAATTTGTATCAATCTCAAGCACCCATCTTAAAGCAAGTAAAATGATAGTATTCAAATATTTTTTTGACAATTATTTTTTCCTTTTCATTTATTTTTTCACAACTTTCTAATATTAAAGTGTTTATAATAATGGTTTTTATTATTTTAATTTTTATTTAATCTTTAAACAATACTATTATGAGTTATGCAAACAG is drawn from Belliella baltica DSM 15883 and contains these coding sequences:
- a CDS encoding MarC family protein, which produces MGTFDLKEILSVTLILFSVIDILGSIPIVINLRKKVGHIESEKATLAAGVLMILFLFLGKSILNLFGIGVEDFAIAGALIIFALGAEMILGIELFKPDPEASGGASIVPIAFPLIAGAGTLTTILTLKAEFAQINIGIGIIINLIIVYVVLKSTTWLERKLGKTGLDVLRRIFGIILLSIAIKIFKSALFSGEMI
- a CDS encoding ABC-F family ATP-binding cassette domain-containing protein, with protein sequence MNYLSVENLSKSFGERKLFQNISFGLDQGQKVALVGINGAGKSTLMKIIMGLEVPDSGQVAINQNVKVAYVHQNPVFSGELSIYQTIFDGSSNATLKVIEDYHKAMLDSENGKDNSDLLQTIFEKMDQLEAWDFEYQVKEVLGKLGLHDTDISVGNLSGGQRKRVALAKAILEKPDLLLLDEPTNHLDLETIEWLEEYLSKANLALFMVTHDRYFLEKVTNQILELDNGSIHRYMGNYGYFLEKKAERREIEATELDKAKSLYKKELDWIRRQPKARSTKAKYRVDAFEETKEKAFNKREEREIELSVTSQRLGNKIIEIEKLNKSFDDKKIVEDFSYTFKKGDKIGIVGPNGAGKTTFLNMITGALEPDSGKVAIGQTTAFGYYRQEEDSFDEEKRLLDIVKEVAEVVTVAGGATITVAQFLNKFGFPPKQQHTPIAKLSGGERRRLQLLMILIKSPNFLILDEPTNDLDIVTLNTLEEFLDNFPGCLIIVSHDRYFMDRLVEHLFVFEGEGQIKDFPGNYTDFREWEKEEKLIQKEDKPVKEDKKEQATSPTNDSEPKATFKEKKEFEELTRKIEALNSEKAKVVELISAGTEDHQKLVDWSNKIQEIDSEVESLELRWLELSELDGIE